A portion of the Flavobacterium limnophilum genome contains these proteins:
- a CDS encoding SusC/RagA family TonB-linked outer membrane protein: protein MKKLLSNLNLWKQNYWSIPLILFLLLTSNAIIAQVNVTGVVKDSRGIAISGANVSIVGSKKSTSTDFDGKFAISAPANSSISVSFIGYVTQTLNVKNGGKFNVILNLSAEDLREVVVNVGYRSVKKKDLTGAISTVSTKDFADTQQLSVDQLLQGRAAGVSVTNNSGQPGGNVSVKIRGTTSISGTNEPLYIVDGIPISGDAASTATGGNIVSGYLGANTGNVATSPIAFLNPNDIESMDILKDASATAIYGSRASNGVVIITTKRGKKGVGKITYDSFFSVQNVTNLLDTMTLSQYAVQQNALATVYGVGPRDEFAVPSVLGEGTNWQDEIYKTAVMSNHQISFSGSKDGTNYYISGGYVNQEGIVVGSGFRRYNFKTNIDTKIKNWLTVGVSIGTGITNEDITINGASNGIISTSILSTPDVAVKDTDGNYAGPPADGSIGVWINPVASALMNTNKLIKRNFLGNFYANFKIAKGFEYRFDLGGSTNVDNFEGFQPTYTWGAAVKETNELVERANNWYGINVKNVLTYKLDSGEHHFNFLAGQEANDSHWYGNSQSVAGLLSNDIHSISLGDPDTVTASEYKGSSALYSFFGSFNYDYNNRYGLQATMRADGSSNFGPGEKWGYFPSVSGYWKLSNEAFMEGTKEYIDNIKFRGGYGETGNQNIGGAGYISTVRAIKSAMGNFFTVNNIANPGLTWETSVQTNFGLDFTLFNSKLQATFDVYRKQSEGFLFVLPLPYYVTGTEAYQGGLGAPNVNLGSLRNEGFEMTLDYNNRFGNDFTWNSKVIFAINKNKLLELQDNFDLTKDVLLNDYTTKAVTKTVVGQPVGQFYGYQAVGIIRTNEQLANAPIPFTGNKAVKSQLGDIEYVDQNKDGLIDDKDLTYIGNPQPKFTYGFNNTFKYKNVDLGIFLQGAYGNKVMNLTRRAGTKNQRLYENQLAEAVDFWTPDNVDAKYPRPDGADGHPNIAISDRYVEDGSYLRIQQMTLGYNLPSDVLSKANISKLRFYLGVQNLYTFTKYTGYDPEVGSYNQDALLSGIDSGRYPTNRSFTFGLNLEF, encoded by the coding sequence ATGAAAAAACTATTGTCTAATTTAAATCTATGGAAGCAAAATTACTGGTCGATTCCATTGATTTTGTTTTTATTATTGACTAGTAATGCTATTATTGCTCAGGTTAACGTAACAGGGGTGGTTAAAGATTCAAGAGGAATTGCAATTTCAGGAGCCAATGTTTCCATTGTAGGAAGTAAAAAATCGACTTCTACCGATTTTGATGGGAAATTTGCTATTAGTGCGCCTGCCAATTCTTCGATATCGGTTTCGTTTATTGGTTATGTTACCCAAACTTTAAATGTAAAAAATGGTGGTAAATTCAATGTGATTTTGAATTTAAGTGCCGAAGATTTGCGAGAAGTTGTCGTGAATGTAGGATACCGAAGTGTTAAGAAGAAAGATTTAACTGGAGCCATTTCTACGGTTAGTACCAAAGATTTTGCTGATACCCAACAACTGTCCGTAGATCAATTGCTACAAGGGCGCGCCGCAGGTGTATCCGTAACCAATAACTCTGGCCAGCCCGGAGGTAATGTATCGGTTAAAATTCGTGGTACGACTTCTATTTCAGGAACGAATGAGCCATTGTATATTGTAGATGGTATTCCGATTTCTGGAGATGCTGCCAGTACTGCTACCGGAGGTAATATTGTGTCTGGTTATTTAGGGGCAAATACAGGAAACGTGGCGACGAGTCCTATTGCATTTTTAAATCCAAATGATATAGAATCAATGGATATTTTGAAAGATGCTTCTGCAACTGCCATCTATGGATCAAGGGCGTCAAATGGAGTTGTAATTATTACTACAAAAAGAGGTAAAAAAGGGGTGGGTAAAATTACTTACGACTCCTTTTTCTCTGTTCAAAATGTGACTAATTTATTGGATACGATGACTTTGAGCCAATATGCCGTACAACAAAATGCTTTGGCAACTGTTTATGGTGTAGGGCCGAGAGACGAGTTTGCCGTTCCGTCTGTTTTAGGTGAAGGAACCAATTGGCAAGACGAGATTTATAAAACGGCAGTAATGAGTAATCACCAGATTTCATTTTCTGGTTCAAAAGACGGTACGAATTATTATATTTCTGGAGGTTATGTAAATCAAGAAGGTATTGTTGTGGGTTCAGGTTTTAGAAGATATAATTTTAAAACAAACATAGATACTAAAATAAAAAATTGGTTGACTGTAGGAGTTTCTATTGGAACAGGTATAACAAATGAGGATATTACAATTAATGGTGCAAGTAACGGTATTATTAGTACTTCTATTTTGTCAACTCCAGATGTTGCAGTAAAAGATACTGACGGAAATTACGCCGGTCCACCAGCTGATGGTTCAATAGGGGTATGGATCAATCCAGTTGCTTCGGCCTTGATGAATACCAATAAGTTGATTAAAAGGAATTTCTTGGGCAATTTTTATGCTAATTTTAAAATAGCAAAAGGATTTGAATATAGATTTGATTTGGGTGGCTCTACAAATGTTGATAATTTTGAAGGTTTTCAACCTACTTATACTTGGGGTGCCGCAGTCAAAGAAACTAATGAGTTGGTAGAGAGAGCCAACAATTGGTATGGTATCAATGTTAAAAATGTTTTAACCTATAAGCTTGATTCAGGAGAGCATCATTTTAATTTCTTGGCTGGCCAAGAGGCCAATGATAGCCATTGGTACGGAAATTCACAGTCGGTTGCGGGCTTGTTAAGTAATGATATTCATTCTATTAGTTTGGGAGATCCTGATACTGTTACTGCATCAGAATATAAAGGAAGTTCCGCTTTGTACTCTTTCTTTGGGTCATTTAATTACGACTACAACAATAGATATGGTTTGCAGGCTACAATGAGAGCAGATGGAAGTTCTAATTTTGGTCCAGGCGAAAAATGGGGTTATTTCCCTTCGGTTTCCGGTTATTGGAAACTTTCAAATGAGGCTTTTATGGAAGGAACCAAAGAGTATATCGATAATATCAAATTCAGGGGTGGTTATGGTGAGACAGGAAACCAAAATATTGGAGGAGCAGGTTATATAAGTACTGTTCGTGCCATAAAATCGGCAATGGGTAATTTCTTTACGGTTAATAACATTGCAAATCCTGGTTTGACTTGGGAAACTTCTGTGCAAACGAACTTTGGTTTGGATTTCACGCTTTTTAATTCAAAACTCCAAGCTACGTTTGATGTGTACAGAAAACAGTCAGAAGGATTTTTATTCGTCTTGCCATTGCCTTATTATGTAACTGGAACAGAAGCTTATCAGGGTGGTTTAGGAGCGCCGAATGTGAATTTGGGAAGCCTGAGAAACGAAGGTTTTGAGATGACTTTAGATTACAATAATAGGTTTGGAAACGACTTTACTTGGAATTCAAAAGTGATTTTCGCAATCAACAAAAACAAATTGTTGGAGTTGCAAGATAATTTTGATTTGACAAAAGACGTATTGCTTAACGATTATACCACAAAAGCGGTAACCAAAACAGTGGTTGGTCAACCCGTTGGTCAATTCTACGGATATCAAGCCGTTGGTATTATCAGGACCAATGAACAATTGGCAAATGCGCCTATTCCTTTTACGGGAAATAAAGCCGTGAAAAGCCAATTGGGAGATATTGAGTATGTGGATCAAAATAAAGACGGTTTGATTGACGACAAAGATTTGACTTACATTGGTAATCCACAACCGAAATTCACTTATGGTTTCAATAATACTTTTAAATACAAAAATGTTGATTTAGGGATATTTTTACAAGGAGCTTACGGCAATAAAGTAATGAACCTAACCAGACGAGCCGGTACTAAAAACCAACGTTTGTATGAAAATCAATTGGCTGAAGCCGTAGATTTCTGGACACCGGACAATGTTGATGCAAAATATCCAAGACCCGATGGTGCCGATGGACATCCAAATATCGCCATCTCTGACCGTTATGTAGAAGATGGATCATACCTAAGAATTCAACAAATGACTTTAGGTTATAATTTACCTTCGGATGTACTTTCGAAAGCAAATATCAGTAAATTAAGATTTTATTTGGGTGTTCAAAATCTTTACACATTTACAAAATATACAGGCTATGACCCAGAGGTAGGATCATACAATCAAGATGCGCTATTATCAGGAATTGATTCAGGGCGTTATCCTACCAATCGTAGTTTCACTTTTGGATTGAACTTAGAATTTTAA